The following coding sequences are from one Schizosaccharomyces osmophilus chromosome 1, complete sequence window:
- the rlp1 gene encoding RecA family ATPase Rlp1 — MKATEWVMKLRNQRERWKRQEQRSDCESGDKVESENDAIESLMFSQVRHGEVYGIEGISCSGKTEVLYHLAGNALVKSAQALILVINSEWDWNQERLVQVVHEKLIQKEKHLEVCGCGKENADSFLSQMPSSSSSSSSSSEGVEGTVLEPQRKDSLGKPVEEETTTKGRKTCTVWKRAQEILQRQCVIVWPTEFEGCLDSIPNSADELETIWKRHQHGEGEPVPLGFREAKEERAADGERFGSLETKRTEMHLAYVFLDGLSSFYWQVRLERGYGKRYFELERKLRTASKMLGCRVVCTNWCLNAKAHLPVTLETFRTERRAHTRFYFEQRRTKLGCLFFLDAKGITYRKQDKDENSQKKFMG, encoded by the coding sequence ATGAAAGCGACAGAATGGGTGATGAAGCTCCGAAACCAACGGGAACGGTGGAAACGACAAGAACAACGAAGCGATTGTGAAAGCGGTGACAAGGTAGAAAGCGAAAACGATGCAATTGAATCGTTGATGTTTTCGCAAGTCCGACACGGCGAAGTGTACGGGATTGAAGGAATAAGCTGTTCAGGAAAGACGGAAGTGTTATATCACCTTGCGGGAAATGCCTTGGTAAAGTCAGCGCAGGCATTGATCTTGGTGATCAATAGCGAGTGGGACTGGAACCAAGAGCGATTGGTGCAAGTGGTGCATGAGAAGCTGATCCAAAAAGAGAAGCATTTGGAGGTGTGTGGATGTGGTAAAGAGAATGCAGACTCGTTTTTATCGCAGATGCCTTCCTCGTCGTCGTCATCATCATCGTCGAGCGAAGGCGTTGAAGGAACCGTGCTGGAACCCCAAAGGAAAGACAGTTTGGGAAAGCCTGTGGAAGAGGAAACGACGAcgaaaggaagaaaaacatgCACTGTATGGAAACGGGCACAAGAGATATTACAACGACAGTGTGTGATAGTATGGCCTACGGAATTTGAAGGATGTTTGGATAGCATTCCAAACAGTGCAGACGAACTTGAAACGATATGGAAGCGACACCAACATGGAGAAGGAGAGCCTGTACCGCTTGGATTTCGAGAAGCCAAAGAGGAAAGAGCGGCTGATGGAGAGCGATTTGGATCACtggaaacaaagagaaCCGAGATGCATTTGGCGTATGTATTTTTGGATGGATTGTCGTCGTTTTATTGGCAAGTGAGATTGGAGCGAGGATATGGAAAGCGCTATTTCGAGTTAGAACGCAAGTTGAGGACTGCATCCAAGATGCTAGGTTGTCGGGTGGTGTGTACGAATTGGTGCTTGAACGCAAAAGCGCATTTACCAGTGACTTTGGAAACGTTTCGAACCGAGCGACGAGCACATACGCGATTTTACTTTGAACAGCGGCGGACGAAATTGGggtgtttattttttttggatgcCAAAGGAATCACGTATCGCAAGCAGGACAAGGACGAGAATtcgcaaaagaaattcatgGGATAA
- the cid11 gene encoding poly(A) polymerase Cid11, terminal uridylyl transferase, translated as MELGFDYCPFESFVSPKRKRFETKSIRLQSNVNLENIAKQRGSEELTKECWKLFKDLKPTPQEKVHREQFIIKLKTILKNSIPDKNLDLFVFGSTESRLAIHQSDIDVCIVTRGKEQLRSTCQLAYILHTCMQKSRSYQKLTNCLDGMKRITCVPRARVPIVKIWDPQLNISSDININNDIAKLNTEMLHLFVKIDPRMRALGLIIKYWAKQRSLNDAVGCGTITSYTLSCMIVNFLQTRNPRLLPSMMELNAGQKNNVQFTTNLGNFQKDSHRNKASLGDLFLDFFRYYGFFYDYKESVASVRSGSILNKRAKGWNMDMNSSLCVEEPFNTSRNLANTADDTSVRGLQSEFQRAFHLLNGYPARQALSNLNEEYQFPSEIHASYDMYPSPDMPFFIGNNEVNPWPAEVESFPHPYYPPQTIPINDCNSNYVYYIPDETNSQACADRQSSYQYSQTGDLYYGKKPPWHYLPSDSWLVWYPGQEDFRPANMFQ; from the coding sequence atggaATTAGGATTTGATTACTGTCCATTCGAAAGCTTTGTATCacctaaaagaaaacgattTGAAACCAAATCTATCCGTCTACAAAGCAATGTCAATCTTGAGAACATAGCCAAACAAAGAGGATCTGAAGAACTAACTAAAGAATGCTGGAAATTGTTCAAGGACTTGAAGCCTACCCCCCAAGAAAAGGTTCATCGTGAACAATTTATCATCAAGctcaaaacaattttgaaaaactctATTCCGGATAAAAATTTAGACCTTTTTGTATTCGGCTCCACTGAAAGCCGTTTAGCCATTCACCAGTCTGATATAGATGTGTGTATTGTAACAAGAGGGAAAGAACAACTACGCTCTACCTGCCAGCTGGCATATATATTACACACCTGTATGCAGAAATCAAGAAGCTATCAGAAACTGACCAATTGTCTAGATGGAATGAAGAGAATTACTTGTGTACCAAGAGCTAGAGTTCCCATTGTAAAAATTTGGGATCCACAACTAAACATCAGCAGTGACATCAATATCAACAATGATATTGCAAAATTAAACACGGAAATGCTGCATCTTTTCGTTAAGATTGACCCACGCATGCGAGCACTCGGACTAATAATTAAATACTGGGCAAAACAACGAAGCCTTAATGATGCCGTCGGCTGCGGGACAATCACTTCTTATACACTTTCTTGTATGATTGTTAATTTTTTGCAAACTCGAAATCCTCGCTTGCTTCCTTCCATGATGGAACTGAATGCCGGCcagaaaaacaatgttCAATTCACAACAAACCTCGGGAATTTCCAGAAGGATTCTCATCGAAACAAGGCTTCTTTGGGAGATCTCTTTTTAGACTTTTTCCGCTATTATGGATTCTTTTACGACTACAAAGAGAGTGTCGCCTCCGTCAGGAGTGGATCCATTTTAAATAAACGTGCCAAAGGGTGGAATATGGACATGAATAGTTCTTTATGCGTTGAGGAACCATTTAACACATCGCGCAACCTCGCTAATACGGCGGACGACACAAGTGTAAGAGGATTACAAAGTGAATTTCAGCGAGCCTTTCATTTGCTTAATGGATACCCAGCTCGTCAGGCGCTGTCAAATCTAAATGAGGAATATCAATTTCCTTCCGAGATACATGCTTCCTATGATATGTACCCCAGTCCAGATATGCCTTTTTTCATTGGTAATAACGAAGTAAATCCTTGGCCAGCTGAAGTTGAGAGTTTCCCGCACCCTTATTATCCACCTCAGACAATCCCAATCAACGACTGTAATTCAAACTATGTTTACTATATTCCGGATGAGACAAATTCACAAGCGTGTGCAGACAGGCAATCGAGCTATCAGTATTCGCAAACAGGAGACTTATATTATGGTAAAAAACCACCGTGGCACTACTTGCCAAGCGATTCGTGGTTAGTCTGGTACCCTGGTCAGGAAGACTTTCGGCCTGCAAACATGTTTCAGTAA
- a CDS encoding Schizosaccharomyces specific protein, with protein sequence MSYKKNGRSIFSPKKNEKVIELQENPTTGSSQEHLGPISGAERKIQAILDEHAQIIFLPKECEKVHRIRKALGEQLRVWCEECEERAMNYKSKSKKLQEEFYIQKELVEQITTIKASIQEKERAQEITDLKTLIAEVSKEISELERKLSILYDHRSHLVKRLQTCDSLEQTEIHDLEDQLLRLQEQYDARPHVNKITRTIYALREKESFLRFMVSQANSGIQFYQRFVEEVHPSEMKLQSLSPSTATSKADLPISEAERSEIATLLSSILHSFKSALEVAISNNWKPIIILLEQDIVLYEERMNSFSSMTPSDTSLEIASQK encoded by the coding sequence ATGAGCTATAAGAAAAATGGAAGGAGCATATTTTCCCCCAAGAAGAATGAGAAGGTGATAGAATTACAAGAAAATCCTACTACTGGTTCGTCACAAGAACACTTGGGGCCAATTTCGGGAGCCGAAAGAAAGATTCAGGCAATCTTGGACGAGCATGCtcaaattatttttctacCGAAAGAATGCGAAAAGGTTCATCGAATTCGAAAAGCTCTTGGGGAACAGCTCCGTGTCTGGTGCGAGGAATGCGAGGAACGAGCCATGAATTACAAAAGCAAGTCGAAAAAACTTCAAGAAGAATTctatattcaaaaagagcTCGTAGAGCAAATTACTACTATCAAAGCATCAATTCAGGAGAAAGAGCGCGCACAGGAAATTACGGATCTGAAGACTTTAATAGCAGAAGTCAGCAAAGAAATATCAGAGTTGGAAAGGAAACTTTCCATTTTATATGATCATCGATCCCACCTTGTAAAGCGTTTACAAACATGCGACTCGCTTGAACAAACAGAGATCCACGACTTAGAAGATCAACTTTTGCGATTACAAGAACAGTACGACGCTCGGCCCCATGTTAACAAAATCACAAGAACCATATACGCATTACGcgaaaaagaatcttttttacGATTCATGGTAAGTCAAGCGAATTCTGGTATCCAATTTTACCAGCGCTTTGTAGAAGAAGTCCATCCTTCTGAAATGAAATTACAGTCTCTGTCTCCTTCTACTGCTACTTCCAAGGCTGATTTACCAATATCTGAAGCCGAACGTTCGGAAATCGCGACTTTATTATCCTCCATCTTGCACTCCTTCAAGTCTGCTCTCGAAGTGGCAATCTCTAACAACTGGAAGCCCattattattcttttggaacAAGACATAGTACTatatgaagaaagaatgaacaGTTTTTCGTCTATGACCCCATCCGATACTTCCCTCGAAATTGCTTCCCAGAAGTGA
- the htr11 gene encoding serine protease gives MPPPISADYRPNHIPIPKFSADQITSNFNTPQKPEQMGRDIFDINEPFPIRSTDAEKTLREKINYHTWDETTKKVVHSIVSIKGSALRSFDTESAGGFCATGFVVNKKLGLILSNRHVVSPGPITARASFINYEEIDIYPLYRDPVHDFGFFRYDPASIRFHVADEIPLAPDLAKVGLDIRIIGNDAGEKLSILSSTLARLDRPAPNYGIDNYNDFNTFYYQAASGTSGGSSGSPVLDISGAAVALNSGGSNSSASSFYLPLNRIVRALRCLENDRPITRGTLLTEFIHWSYDELSRIGLPSEFENNCRTRIPESNGLLVVSKVLRGSEAARALEPGDVLIAYEADGQDAAYIIDFVSFFEIVDEKVGEPTRWRIYRPKVGYLVVELHVQDLHSVTPSRFLEIGGAILHDLSYQLARSYQFPLNSGTYVAASGMLNWSSGSRDFLVTKLANKPTPNLDAFIQVVLNLPDNARVPMHFRVLGKYEEEFTIITIDRHFFMSSIFQRNDKEGTWDREGLPAPLIAKSRRPSIIPRPAEGAKSLEAIQNSLVLIHCRMPLSINGFNSSKAYSGTGVIVSVVPPLIVVDRTVIPVEICDIRLTFQSSSAMGRIVYLDDRIALLSCDYLPSNIVQLEFAADFMRTGDECTLAALDEDLQLLTKNTTVRSVSVVETERSSPPKFRYVNCEVMSLMESSASTGGLIFRDREDKREIVALWISVIHQEVSGKEYTNKFGLSMAYVLPVLERLRLPPSLRPQPVVKTAGVEFSHISLAGATTLGMSQNRSSEFYVKSKENGTIPRPLYVVSHLKPLPEDSSLRVGDVLISVNGKMITRVSDLHEFEESSELDAVILRDGKEVNFKFPLYTDTPTFSSEVVSWNGAVVHSTHRSVYEQVEPGVELPGPDGVYVGSILYGSPALNMLRAAHWIVAIDGKPINNFSDFKRIVSEIPSEPYIQVKQMNRRGATLLASIRPDTRFWPTYIIERNSDGDWTTNFLNDKTVS, from the coding sequence ATGCCTCCTCCAATTTCTGCAGATTATCGACCGAATCATATTCCCATTCCCAAGTTTAGTGCTGACCAAATTACATCCAATTTTAATACTCCCCAGAAGCCTGAGCAAATGGGAAGGGACATTTTTGATATTAATGAGCCTTTCCCTATTCGCAGCACAGATGCAGAAAAAACATTACGcgaaaaaatcaattatCATACTTGGGACGAAACAACCAAGAAGGTCGTTCACAGTATTGTATCCATAAAAGGATCTGCTTTGCGTTCCTTTGACACGGAAAGCGCTGGTGGTTTTTGTGCTACCGGATTtgttgtaaataaaaaactcGGTTTAATTCTCTCGAATCGTCACGTTGTTTCTCCTGGTCCTATCACTGCCCGTGCTTCCTTTATTAACtatgaagaaattgacaTATATCCTCTTTACCGAGATCCTGTCCATGACTTTGGATTCTTTCGCTATGACCCTGCTTCCATCCGCTTTCATGTGGCCGATGAAATTCCCTTAGCTCCTGACCTTGCAAAAGTTGGTTTAGATATCCGCATCATTGGTAATGATGCAGGTGAAAAGTTATCTATTTTAAGTTCGACATTAGCACGCTTGGACCGACCAGCTCCTAACTACGGAATTGATAACTATAACGATTTCAATACATTTTATTACCAAGCTGCTAGTGGAACTAGTGGTGGAAGTTCAGGGAGTCCTGTCCTCGACATATCCGGCGCTGCGGTTGCTCTAAATTCAGGTGGATCCAATAGTAGTGCATCCTCCTTTTATCTTCCATTGAACCGTATTGTTCGTGCCTTACGTTGCTTAGAAAATGACCGTCCTATTACCCGTGGTACTTTGCTAACTGAATTTATCCATTGGTCCTACGACGAATTATCACGTATTGGCCTCCCTAGTGAATTCGAAAATAACTGTCGTACTCGCATTCCTGAAAGTAATGGATTGCTGGTAGTTTCAAAAGTCTTACGAGGTAGCGAAGCAGCTCGTGCTTTAGAACCCGGAGACGTTCTGATTGCATATGAAGCGGATGGCCAAGATGCCGCCTATATCATAGACTTCgtctctttttttgaaattgtaGATGAAAAAGTCGGAGAGCCTACTCGCTGGCGGATTTATCGCCCCAAGGTTGGTTACCTGGTAGTGGAATTGCATGTTCAAGATTTGCATAGTGTCACTCCTTCACGTTTCTTGGAAATCGGAGGCGCCATTCTCCATGATCTCTCATATCAACTCGCGCGTTCCTACCAATTTCCTCTAAATTCCGGAACATATGTAGCTGCTTCAGGAATGCTAAATTGGTCGTCAGGAAGCCGGGACTTTTTGGTAACGAAACTTGCAAATAAACCGACCCCTAATTTGGACGCGTTTATACAGGTGGTCTTAAATCTGCCAGATAATGCGCGTGTTCCTATGCATTTCAGAGTTCTAGGGAAATACGAAGAAGAGTTTACAATTATTACAATTGACAGACATTTCTTCATGTCTAgtattttccaaagaaatgACAAAGAAGGGACTTGGGATCGTGAGGGTTTACCAGCTCCTTTAATTGCCAAGTCGCGGAGGCCAAGTATCATTCCAAGACCAGCTGAAGGTGCTAAAAGTTTGGAGGCTATTCAGAActctttggttttaatCCATTGTCGCATGCCTCTAAGTATCAATGGTTTTAATTCATCTAAAGCCTACAGTGGCACAGGTGTCATTGTATCTGTTGTTCCTCCTCTAATTGTTGTTGATCGTACTGTTATTCCTGTTGAGATTTGCGACATTCGATTGACCTTCCAATCATCTAGTGCTATGGGTCGTATTGTGTATCTTGATGATAGAATCGCATTATTGTCGTGCGATTATTTACCAAGCAACATAGTACAACTCGAATTCGCCGCCGATTTTATGCGTACGGGTGATGAATGCACTTTAGCAGCTCTTGATGAAGATTTACAATTGCTCACAAAGAACACAACTGTGCGAAGTGTTTCTGTAGTTGAGACGGAAAGGTCTTCTCCTCCCAAGTTCCGTTATGTGAATTGTGAGGTTATGTCTTTGATGGAATCTTCGGCCTCAACGGGTGGTTTAATTTTCCGTGACCGAGAAGATAAACGTGAAATTGTGGCTTTATGGATCTCCGTAATCCATCAAGAAGTTAGCGGAAAAGAGTATACGAATAAATTTGGGCTTTCAATGGCTTATGTGCTTCCTGTGCTTGAGCGTCTACGACTGCCTCCCTCTCTTCGACCTCAGCCGGTGGTCAAAACCGCCGGAGTAGAATTTTCCCACATTAGTTTGGCTGGTGCAACTACATTAGGAATGTCTCAAAACCGCTCATCTGAGTTTTACGTAAAATCGAAAGAGAACGGTACGATACCTCGCCCTCTATACGTCGTTTCTCATCTGAAGCCTCTCCCAGAAGATTCCTCTTTAAGAGTCGGAGATGTTTTAATAAGCGTAAATGGAAAAATGATAACTAGAGTTTCAGATCTTCATGAATTCGAAGAGTCTTCAGAACTAGACGCAGTTATACTTCGTGATGGAAAGGAAGTAAACTTTAAGTTTCCTTTATATACGGATACTCCTACGTTTAGTTCCGAGGTTGTCTCTTGGAATGGAGCCGTCGTGCATTCTACACACAGAAGTGTTTACGAACAAGTGGAGCCTGGTGTTGAACTCCCGGGTCCCGATGGAGTCTATGTCGGAAGTATTCTGTATGGATCACCAGCACTGAATATGCTTCGAGCCGCACATTGGATTGTAGCTATTGATGGCAAGCCAATAAACAACTTTTCCGACTTTAAAAGGATTGTCAGTGAAATCCCTTCGGAGCCTTACATCCAAGTTAAACAAATGAATCGTCGAGGCGCAACACTATTAGCTAGTATCCGCCCTGATACCCGTTTTTGGCCCACGTATATAATTGAACGAAATTCAGACGGTGACTGGACCACGAATTTTCTAAACGATAAAACTGTATcataa
- the rps29 gene encoding 40S ribosomal protein S29, with the protein MAHENVWNSHPRRFGKGSRQCAHTGRRLGLIRKYGLNISRQSFREFANDIGFYKYR; encoded by the exons ATGGCTCACGAAAACGTTTGGAACTCTCATCCTCGCAGATTTGGTAAGGGTAGCAGACAATG TGCTCACACTGGTCGCCGTCTTGGTTTGATCCGCAAGTACGGTTTGAACATCTCTCGTCAAAGTTTCCGTGAGTTTGCCAACGACATTGGCTTTTACAAG TACCGTTAA
- the cti6 gene encoding histone deacetylase complex PHD finger subunit Cti6, translating to MPRTSSKKVENNKERKNNSKHENENSVNATNGSISEEENESSKGSEITRCVCGIEDNDDDSSDGGLYIQCDQCSVWQHGHCVGFQEESDVPDVYYCELCRPELHKLYQRGRGPKQSKYMGLVGEQKPQQSESSDASPPSPVVRRQIPKQRLTMNSRDAALDYEEYLTIAKEQSLLNRRSRGLSKSASPVQASVSEEALPVKETPKEQEPGLEQEQGHGPEEEEEEEDQEQEQNQEQEQEQGRGHGRGQEEKRKEQEETSREEGQEPEPGKIYKDESIPINTITTEEKVEEEKNLESEPVKEEPESTLPSPTSVQSTQASSTAGRGGGRKSKREAPVDHEKGSLSPSITGQRGPKNRKTGSRKGKSSGFSANGHRSAPNHAEGEQTTEASTKQKGLHPRITITEMRRRVATMLEYIGHIQVEMASQSANAIAVSQMTKEISEDEKETLRQVDNLTRELLHWEQRFGKT from the exons ATGCCACgaacttcttcaaaaaaagtagagaacaataaagaaagaaaaaacaattcaaaaCATGAGAATGAAAATTCTGTAAACGCGACCAATGGTTCGatttcagaagaagaaaatgaatcttCCAAGGGATCAGAAATTACTCGTTGCGTTTGTGGAATTGAGGATAATGACGATGATTCAAGTGATGGAGGCTTATATATTCAATGTGATCAATGTTCTGTCTGGCAGCATGGCCACTGCGTTGGatttcaagaagaatctgaTGTTCCTGACGTCTATTACTGTGAACTATGCCGGCCAGAGCTTCACAAGCTTTATCAACGTGGAAGAGG ACCAAAACAATCCAAATACATGGGTCTTGTTGGTGAGCAGAAGCCTCAGCAGTCAGAATCTTCTGATGCTTCTCCTCCATCACCAGTCGTCAGAAGACAGATTCCAAAACAGCGTCTTACGATGAACTCTCGAGATGCAGCTTTGGATTACGAAGAATATCTAACTATTGCAAAAGAACAATCTCTTCTCAATAGGAGGTCTAGAGG GTTGTCCAAATCGGCTTCACCTGTTCAAGCATCCGTTTCTGAAGAAGCATTGCCAGTGAAGGAAACACCAAAGGAGCAAGAACCAGGATTAGAACAAGAACAAGGACATGGaccagaagaagaagaggaagaagaggaccaagaacaagaacaaaatcaagaaCAAGAACAAGAACAGGGACGTGGACATGGACGTGGACAAGAAGAGAAACgtaaagaacaagaagaaacttCGCGTGAAGAAGGACAGGAACCGGAGCCCGGaaaaatatacaaagaCGAATCCATTCCCATAAATACCATTACcactgaagaaaaagttgaagaagagaagaattTGGAAAGCGAGCCAGTCAAAGAAGAACCAGAGTCGACTCTGCCTTCTCCTACGAGTGTTCAATCTACACAAGCATCTTCAACTGCAGGGCGGGGAGGTGGTcggaaatccaaaagagaAGCGCCAGTGGATCACGAGAAAGGAAGTTTATCTCCATCCATAACTGGCCAACGAGGACCAAAAAATAGGAAGACTGGTTCTAGAAAAGGGAAATCATCTGGGTTTTCGGCAAATGGCCATCGCTCTGCACCCAACCATGCAGAAGGGGAACAGACTACAGAGGCAAGTACAAAACAGAAAGGCTTGCATCCAAGGATTACTATCACTGAAATGCGGAGGCGTGTTGCGACAATGTTGGAATATATTGGACATATCCAGGTAGAAATGGCATCTCAATCAGCGAATGCGATTGCGGTATCGCAAATGACGAAAGAAATCTCAGAGGACGAGAAGGAAACGCTTCGTCAGGTGGATAACTTGACACGGGAATTGTTACATTGGGAGCAAAGATTTGGTAAAACCTGA
- the rps27 gene encoding 40S ribosomal protein S27 — protein MVLAVDLLNPTHESEMRKHKLKQLVQGPRSFFMDVKCPGCFNITTVFSHAQTVVICGSCASVLCQPTGGKARLMEGCSFRRKN, from the exons ATGGTG TTGGCAGTTGATCTCTTGAACCCTACTCATGAATCTGAGATGAGAAAGCACAAGCTTAAACAGCTTGTCCAAGGCCCTCGCAGCTTCTTCATG GATGTCAAGTGCCCTGGTTGCTTCAACATTACCACTGTTTTCTCCCACGCTCAAACCGTTGTTATCTGCGGCTCTTGTGCTTCCGTTCTTTGCCAACCCACAGGTGGTAAGGCTCGCCTCATGGAAGGCTGCTCTTTCAGGAGAAAGAACTAA
- the avt5 gene encoding vacuolar amino acid transmembrane transporter Avt5, with protein sequence MSDYTRLQSPTDSVHHGSAGLFSSVVNLANTILGAGILSMPHAFTKTSLLFGCLTIFFSAFVSFLGLYFVSLCADRLPRGKASFAAVAKHTFPSLAVVFDSAIAIKCFGVSISYLVIVGDLMPQIAPSLGFTASIFEDRETWIVISIIILTPLAFLRRLDSLRHTSIISLISLSYLVVIVIYHFFKGDMERGEIRYFRPESLSGYLSVLPVFVFGFTCHQNAFSVINEVKTPSHGLINFTLFSAVFSSMILYLIVAIAGYLSFGSLTSGNIIAMYDDGSFLITFGKLAIVILVLFSYPLQCHPCRNSLYQAIRRSYSAHDMSNGYHTGLTICILITSLLIALSLSSLELVLAFVGSTGSTFISFVLPGLLYYFFSHNAVSPNIASEKELKITRFIAACLAIYGVSVMILCLNINLAKLK encoded by the coding sequence ATGTCTGACTATACACGTTTGCAATCTCCTACAGACTCTGTACATCATGGCAGTGCTGGCTTATTTTCCTCTGTAGTCAATTTGGCCAACACCATATTAGGCGCTGGCATTTTGTCTATGCCTCATGCTTTTACAAAAACTAGCTTGCTTTTTGGTTGCCTTACTATTTTCTTCAGCGCAtttgtttcgtttttaGGTTTGTACTTTGTGTCATTATGTGCCGACCGTCTTCCTCGTGGAAAGGCTTCGTTTGCTGCCGTTGCTAAGCATACATTCCCTTCCTTAGCAGTTGTTTTTGATTCCGCTATTGCTATCAAATGTTTTGGTGTTTCTATCAGCTATCTCGTTATTGTAGGAGATTTGATGCCGCAAATTGCTCCTTCACTTGGCTTTActgcttcaatttttgaagatcgTGAAACATGGATTGTTATTTCTATTATAATTTTGACTCCACTGGCTTTTTTACGCCGTTTAGATTCTCTTCGTCATACATCTATAATAAGTTTAATCTCTCTTAGCTACTTGGTCGTTATTGTCATTTATCacttttttaaaggagATATGGAACGCGGAGAGATTCGTTACTTTCGTCCCGAGTCTCTTTCTGGATATCTTTCTGTTCTTCCGGTGTTCGTGTTTGGATTCACTTGCCATCAGAACGCTTTCAGCGTTATTAATGAAGTTAAAACCCCTTCGCACGGATTAATTAATTTCACTTTATTTAGTGCAGTCTTTTCTTCGATGATTTTGTATCTCATCGTTGCAATCGCTGGTTACCTCTCCTTTGGTTCTTTAACCTCGGGCAATATAATTGCTATGTATGATGACGGAAGTTTTTTGATTACCTTTGGAAAACTTGCTATCGTAATATTGGTACTGTTTAGTTATCCCCTACAATGCCATCCATGTCGAAACTCTTTGTATCAAGCTATTCGTCGTTCTTATTCTGCTCACGATATGTCTAATGGTTACCATACAGGACTGACAATATGCATTCTTATAACTTCCCTATTAATTGCCCTTTCATTATCCTCCCTTGAATTGgttcttgcttttgttgGTAGTACGGGTAGtactttcatttctttcgttCTTCCAGGTCTACtatattatttcttttcgcACAATGCTGTTTCTCCTAATATTGcttcagaaaaagaattaaagatTACTCGATTTATCGCTGCTTGCCTCGCAATATACGGAGTATCTGTAATGATCTTGTGCTTGAATATAAACTTGGCGAAGCTCAAGTAG